From the genome of Salvelinus sp. IW2-2015 unplaced genomic scaffold, ASM291031v2 Un_scaffold2093, whole genome shotgun sequence, one region includes:
- the abch1 gene encoding ABC transporter G family member 20, with protein sequence MGEPGVGYSSDRAAGCDCSPCLVISSAIDDEQNANQAALGIFYPNLIVSGIIWPVECIPYPLRYISLALPQTYASEALRCIMYRGWGLSRMRCGEASLSPWAGTLSSSSWPPSSSS encoded by the exons ATGG GGGAGCCTGGTGTTGGTTATAGCTCTGATCGGGCTGCAGGGTGTGACTGTTCTCCTTGTCTGGTCATCTCATCTGCCATCGATGATGAACAGAACGCCAACCAGGCTGCCCTGGGTATCTTCTACCCCAACCTCATCGTCAGTG gtATAATCTGGCCTGTGGAGTGCATCCCCTATCCACTACGTTACATCAGTCTGGCCCTGCCCCAGACCTACGCTTCTGAAGCCCTACGATGCATCATGTACAGAG GCTGGGGTCTCTCCAGGATGAGGTGTGGCGAGGCTTCGCTGTCACCCTGGGCTGGAACACTTTCTTCCTCATCCTGGCCACCGTCATCCTCAAGCTGA